AATTCTTACAAATGTGAATGGGACTGAGAAGAGATGATCAATCACAAAGTCCaagagaaaaaagtgaaatttgtTGTGTACTATAGTAATGATTATATCTCTTACATTGTTAACATGTAACGTGACCGAAATCAATACCCATATTCCATACAATTGAAAAGGGCTTTTCTCCTTTTAAAGTTTGGTGAGTAGTCAATGTGAGCAGTCCTTACCTACACTATAAGGCAAAGCAAGAATTAGGAGGGACTAGGGTTTAGCCATTAGAATTTTTATCACTCACTTGATAATGGTAATAATACTAATGAGCCAtcataatcaattaaatatgattaatttcaTGGACTGAAACAAGACTTGCTTCATATCTGTTCTATAAGACTATTTCACTTAATAGGCTAGTTTTTTTTGGTTGCGTTCTCTTTATTTGGTTTGTAATAATGGTATCGAAGTCAACTCAAAGTGGTGGTTTGATAGTACGAATTGTGACCAACAAGGTTCGAATGTTATAGACTGAAACCAGTACAAGGTATGAGACATGTTCTCAAAGAGGGTCGAATGCTGCGAATTGAAATCAATGCAGGATATTAGACTTGTCTCACATTGTTATATGAGCAATAGATTGCTACGAGGTTTATCCTTAAAGATAATGGAGTGTTACGGACTTGAACCAGTGCAAGGTATGAGACTTGTCCCACATTGGTTCTATAAGCAATATATGTAGGTTTTATAGAGTAAATGACTTCTCATGTTACTTCATAAGCTTTTGAAAATAGTGCAAGGTATAAGAGTTGCCATTAAGGAGCAAATGTTACAAACCAAAACCAATTCACCTGCACGacatgttttaaaattaacaCGTAAAACGAGAAATGGTCCAAAGTCCATATTTTTTGAGAAGGTTGCCCCCCTACACTGAGACTAGCAATATACAAGCACCATATGTGTTACATGTACATAGATATTGAATTAGACAGATGAGAGTATGTTGGAATGTATTGACTAGTGTTGGAGGGTTGATGGAATGATTGAGTACATAAAGAGAAGGACAATCTCAGCTTTACAACTTTAATTGTGGAATGGGATAATCTCATTTTCAAGAGATCCCATATGCAATTTCTGCACTCTCTCTCCAACTTTTGCTACCATTACATTGTACAATTTCATCTTGGAGTCTTTTATGGGCAATCATCAACATCTTTATCTGATTACAACCTTTTACTTGACAGATGCCGTGATGCCTGCACAAATTGAGCATCCATTTCCTAAGTATTCCATGTGCACAAACAAATTGATGCAACAATGCACAAAATCATGATTCTCACCAGCACACCCTACACTTGTCTTGCCTCGGCAACCAGTTCACTATCTCGTTGCAACGTCCATTTCATACGTTGCGTTCATGACACCCCTTAACACGTTTTCTACAATCATTCAAATTGTGCAACTTTAACAGAAAGAGGATAAGAGCAGAAGCCTCTTACTCCCTCGTATCCACTGCTCTCTTCTTGCAAGGAAAAGATCGTGCTTTTCAACCATTCTAGCTTCAATGCGTCTGGCCTGTTATGTATATTGAGAGCAAAGTGTTCAGCTGAGGCTGTCAACAGATGTCTTCAATTCGGATAACATGAATTCTTAAACAGATTATGTATAATGGGAAAGTGAGAAGATTTATTACAGCTATAAATATGTTAAGTCCATTGGAAGTAAACAGCAAGCATGAAATTAGAAGATCAGTAATGACAACATGCCATGTAGGAAACATATGCAGCATGAAACAAAACCAGAGTATCTTACAGCATAACTGTAATTTTGACAACAGACATCACCGCTTTCTGAAGCTATTTGGCATTCGCTATTCGGGTTTTTTCTGAAAATGGGAACCTTTTTCTTAGCATATTGCAAAAACAGTAGAAACGCGTTTGGATTAAACCCACATACATCAAACGAGCCCCAAACGCGGTTTTACCCTTTTTGCAATATAAGAACCTTCACTATTCATATGATCATATATATGCTACAAAAGATTGATGTTTCCCTCTCTATTTctgattaaaaaatagaagCTAGAAGAATGAAATTTTCCTCTGTACACaccaaacaagaaaaaagagatGGTCCATTTAGTAATTTCTTGCAATAATGTACTATCTATCCTTCACTAAACTGATTGAGAAAATggggaaaataaataaacaaatcaacaaaTGCTACACCAATAATTCTAGGTAGTTAaccaaacaacaacaacaagaagTTATATTGATGGTGCCTCATTAAGCATTTCATCCTCACCATTAATGTTTCTAAGAAGCACTGCATCATTCTCCTCTACACTGGAGTAGTCTTGTCTCTCGAGCTTTGTGTGGGCTGCAACGAACACAAGCTTCTGGACCTTGTCGAACCCTACTCCCTGGCCTCGAAATAATCTCGTGAATGACCAATCACACTTGTTCCCACCTGAGGTTGCCTGAAGGAAAAGAAGCCTAACTGCAACTTTACTAAGTGATTTGAATTCCTTTAGGCAAGTTTCCCACACAAGCCTACTGCTCTGCGGATTAGCCATCTTCATCTTCCCTGTAATGGGATCCTGCTGCTTCAGCTGAACTGCCTGAGCATACAGCGGGTCCAAACCTTCTGATCTCCACTTCATAAGCTCCATCAACGCGATATGAGCCTCCTCCCCTGCAACGAGGCGGGTGACGAGCTTGTCAACGTCCTTCTCTTGCTCGTGCGTCAAGCACTTGAAAGGGGGGAGGTACTTCCCACAGGCATCCCTGACCAAATACTGTGGATCAAGAATGAAGGCGGCTGACCATGCCGGGTGATAGTTTTTCCTAAACCGCCTCTCGACTACCCTCTCAACGGGCCCCTCAGCCAAATTGTACTTGGTGCACAACTCCTTGATTTTGGACCTCATCTCCCCCCAAAGAGGAAGACATTGCCCAACTAAAGGCCTATCTGCCTCAACCTCCTCAGCCATCGAGGTTACCAACTTTATCAACGAATGAACAGCCTCCACATTACTCCAAAACCCAACATCTTGAACAAGATCAGCCACTTCTACAGCAGCAATATCCTCGACACAAACAGATTTAAATGCATCATCCAACACAACTAAATGAAGAATTTGTGAACAAGTTAGTATATCTTCCAACATTGCAACAAAAGGACCATAATTCTTAGAAATGTCACATTTAGGAAAGGGGACTGTAATAAAGGTAGGAACTTCAAACCCTTGCAACCTAAACTTGAGGAAAGAACTTCTAACCCTCGGTTGAGAGTTGATCAAATTCGCGATTTTCAGACAATTTTCAGCTACACTCCCAAATAGTGGAAGCTCCCTATTGAAGCCCTTGATCAAACTACAAAATCCATGAATCTGGCAAGATAAATTAACCATCCAAGTATTCTGAAGTTCTAACCTTTTCAATGCCTTCCCTTTATACCTATCTGCGATAATGCCTACACATCTCTGTGCATTGTCACCACAAATCTCTCCAACCGTCTCCCACAATACCTCCTCCACTGCCCCACCATTCGAGTACACCGCCTTTTGGAAAACTCTGGTTCCATTAGGAAGGTTAACCATAAACTTAACCAGGCTCTTGCTCCCCCTTTCAATGATATTCCATCCATCAGAAGCAATCTGAAAGAAAGCTGCATCCCGGATTCTTGCTTCGGACGCTCTTCTAGCTTCCTCGAACTTGGAATCAAGCCTCGAGCATAGAAGCTCCCTCTTTGACACTTCAGGCAAGCCGACTTGCCTTAGAAAAGCCGCGAACTTGGGATGCTCCAGGCTCGAAAATGCCACAGACCCACATACCTCGTAGAACCAGTCGGCTAAGAGATCAAAGGCTGCATCAACTTGCTCTTTCCTCAGTACATGAGAAGGAGGAGAATTGGGGCTCTTGAGCTTCTTCACACTCTCCTCCAGCATTGCCAGTGGCCTCAAATCATCTCTCCCACCAGACAAAACCGGCGGCTTTGGAGTCATTGAAGTGGCGGCGAATCGAGAAGAATCGAACATGCTTATCGGAGACACGTCCAAGGAAGCGCGCTTGCGGTGATTGGGCTGCGAGGAGGGGGATGCGAGAGGGGGCAATTGCGTGATCGGCTTCAGCATCGAGGTGAAATTGGGGCAAGCTCCTCTCTTGAGATGCTCGGAAGCGGTTCTTGAAGGGTTTGAAGCGGAGAATGCGGCGTCGCAGAGGGTGCACTTGAGCTTCACTGATTTGGGGAGGTTGGTGTCGGGATTTCTGATCAGGATGGGATCGAAATGAGCCCAGTACCAAGCTCCTTTCCCATCCACCGCCTTCGTACGGAGCGACAGCAGCCTCGCGTAGCGCTTGTTCACCGCGTCCTCAGCCGCCTCCGCTGGAGATGGGTTTGCGTTGGACATTTCTGTTCCGTGAAAATCGGAGCTTTTTGGTTTATGAGTTATGACTGTTGCTTCGGCATTTCGAGCTTGGTATTTCGCAAGTGATCAAGTGTGAGTTCATTTAAGAGCTCCGCCGCGTTTTTAAGTGGTGGAATTTTGAGGGTGAGGTGTTCGAAGAATCGCTCAGGTGAACATATCGCAAAACAGAGGCTGcgaaatcaaaatttgggtATGTATTGTAGAtagggggagagagagagagagagagagagagagagagtgattGAGTGAGGTGTTCAGTGTTCTGTTCTTGACTTGAGGAAAAGTGgtgtggagaagaagaagaagaaaaatcaaaatgggtattttatttttatttttgtttttattttctgacGAAATTATACTACTTTTCCTTGTACCACGTGCTAGTTATGGCGCGTGTGGGATTCAACGGAAGAAAAGTTGGAAATTCGTCAATGTAGTGGGCCCACTTGAAATCAGCCAATCAGATTGACTATATGGTCAACACTGGTTACGTGGAACGCATTTAATTTACGAGTATTTGGGACAAAATTTTTCAGAGTATGCATATAcatcaaaatgaaatattattccaTTCGTGTCAAATGTTTAGTAAaggaaatgtaataaaaataagagataCATAAACACagtaaaatattactagtaaaagtttatttttactaCAAAGTTGAGTTAATTAACTTACTTGGACGGgtaaagtatatattttagtaatatttaaaacatgAGTTTTccttttgtatttatttatactttattattttactcattaactaaataaatattcctaTTATGAGTGACTACTTTGCTATGAAGCCTATGATCAAATTATGGAAATTGGGATTTACAATGAATAGCTATTTGGTCACATTAGATCATGATgcaatttattgaataaaatgatagtgtTTTAAATGCtggagagataaaaaaatattttataattttccatGATATGATCAAATAGACGaactcaatttaaatttgaaacagTAATAGTAGATGGTTAGTTCCtttcaaaaaagaaaggaaTGTGCCATGACATTCAAATTTAGCAAATTATTTCTACTGCCTATCAATCTACCACCAatcattccataaaaattgACATTGAGGCAAAAATGTACATACTGCAATTAATATCGGTGTACAGTTatttctgcttgtacgaaTATCAATTATCATACATACTTTCAATTAATGCAATAcatattagagcatccgcagtggtgcttaggccagccatagaccagcaataggccagccattctcttccctgccacgtcagcaacactaattTAATAAGTAAGAATATTATAGAGTAGTGCATGAATCATACTcctataaaatacaaaaaagtacttgatacaaaacaaaatcatactactataaaatacaGAAAATTAGGCCAAGTAAAAAGATATCTCCACTTTGAGTATTTCAGTTGATAATTAGTGATTTGGAATACACCAGAAATGgtaaatggaaataaaatattgctTGAACAGTTGAATGGATTGGCTTTATAGCTAATTGTTATTGgtgtaattaattagtggGACAAGTGTAAGCAATGTTAATAAAAGTTGTTGGCAAAATCAGgccataaaaattaatgaagtggTTGATTAAAACAGAAACGTGGCTCCAATGGTATGATTTGACAATTACTGCTAAAGAAGATTAGCTAGCTTAATCGattgaaatttattagtattagtatattttaaagaaaaagagaaagaagtaGTTATGTTatcaatgaataaaatgtGGTTATTTTTCGTTTTTCCCCTAGTCGGTAAACAACTTTAATTAGCTTAATTATCAAGGCAACTATgtagaaaattttattataattgcAAAAGTGCACTTATAGTATCAACTTGATATGCATGTTATGAATTTTTGTCCACTTCTCTCAAATCCTAAACTATTAACACTCCAAGCTTAATAgctctattaatttttgttagttttcaACTTAATAAAACTAACTATCCTTTTGCCTTTTCCATTAGTGGATCAGGTACTCCATTTTTACCATCTTCAAATCACTAAATACTTCCAAAGCAAGTGAAATTATGGCACAGACACTACTTTCAATTTCTCAAATGATTCATATTATAtagcactaaaaataataaaaaatttcaagttaGGAGAGCCTTCACAACTCAATTAACAAGTGTCTTTTGCTAAGGAAGTTGCTTATACCACACTCTTGTTGGCTTCAAAGCAAAGCCTTGGACAAAAATAATGCCTATTTTTAGGCTCAAAAACCTCCCACACTTCACATTCTCATcaccaaaacaaacacaatctCAAAACAATGTTGCAATCCACATTTGAGCTGATCGGCCTCGCAGCCTCCAATTCCCATGTGATTTTCTGCCTATTCAACCTCATCATCACTGTCGTCGTCATCAGCAGCTCAAAGTCGAATGACCAAACCCGTAAATTCACCGTAGATGAGACGAAGACGAAGACGGTGAAGGGTAATGGTGCACTGGTTGAGGCAGCAATGGCAGATGAAGATGACGAagatgaagatttgaagatgaGAGTGGAAGAATTCATTCAGAAAATGAACAAGGgatggagaaatgataaagtgaGAAGATGCCCTTTATAGACAAGTCACATgttttttcaagattttgaggTTCATGCAGTTTTAAGATAAGactattagtagtactattaaactAAGTGACAGTATCCAAGAACTCTAGTACTTTTGTTGGAGAATCTGCATACTGCTGTAAGATCCTAAATACTCCTCTCCAATTActtgtctcactttgactcttttaagaaaatgtaaagaaaaattagtagaaaaaTGTCCTACTTGTATGTacggagtattagttttatgagCTAGTGGAATGCAAGATTCATTTACCAAAATTAGTGAAAGATAAACAAGACGTGTATTCTTGGAAAGGAAATATGAGGCATGTAACTAAACtaggaaaaggaaaagcaGATTTAGGCAGGCTGTATCTGTGTCAAGGTCAGACCTTAGAATCCGCAATTCTAATGGAAAGCGGATACAATACATGTGAGACGATGAGCAGGCTATTTCGTGGCTTTGCACTCTAACAACTCAACGTTATGTTCAGAGTTTTAAACAAGGCAAGGTCGTGCCAGAGGAATCATGTGCTCATATTTTGGCTCTTTAGGCTTTTGgaacaaaaatgtcaataactacCTGTTTGTTTCATTTCAAGATTCAGTACAAATTTGCATTCAAAAATCTATTTTGATGTAATGCTATCTACTAAGTACTAAAGTATAGATAGACGACCTGAATTGAACATTTAAGTGCTTCTTGAAACATTTGATTACCAATTTATGCCAATCATTAACATAATTCAGAGGGAAAATTATATAACCTGAACAGGGCCACCGTTTGCAGCAAGAATGCAGATTGGTCTACATCCTTGTtgggaaaaagatattatctTCATATTAATATCCTGTGGTAAGAGAGTGAAGCTATCTATATACTATAAGTTAGTAAAATTAGGAGGAGATAAAGCTCGTATTGATCGAAGTAATtctaggggagtgttatattgatAACTCAATGTTtagttgctaactacaactcaataatagccattagatattcaaattaaaggcctagatcatcaaccacgaaatgtcaatacgatcacaAAAAACGccaattaagtattgagttagcaatataacactctcTCCTATGTAACTATTACTATTAGatctaataaatttatatttgcatCGAAATccataaaaaagtgaaatacaTAACTTGTGCATAAAGGTAAAACAACCCTAATATTTAAGTAACTCATAAGAAGCTTGTGGCAACACTGAGGTCATTCAAGTTGGACATGATCTGTATCCGTGTCGTACCAATCTGATTAGCGATTTCAAGTTGATCTTCGAGCGCCAACATCTCGAAACTGCCAAAAAAAGGAgtaactttttatttcatagACAGAGAAATAGGCTAAGTTAGGATGTGTGTGCGAAAGAGTAAAACACGTACTGCACGAGTAGCTCACAATCGACAATGCTGTCAGGACCTGGGCGATGAGCCTTTCCATTCGAATGGAAGTGCCTGAAAGATCGTGGATTTAGTCCAGCGACATGGCAGACCGAATCTACGAGCTTTTTCTGCAATGACTGCAAACGGCGAAGGGTAATATTCTACTCCATCTGTTCCAcagtagttgagtcatttcattttcttcactcgttttagaaaaatgataataaatagttaaagtggagaaaaagtaaagtaagagagagaataatgtagataagactcttaaCTACCTTATTTtgtctcttattttactctatcttcattttaactatttattatcatttttccaaaataagtgcagaaaattaaattactcaACTACTGCggaacagagagagtattattctatatttcatcccctcatcttctattattatttattttatttaatattactacactcatactccctccgtcccactttaggagtcctggttgagttcggcacggattttaagaaatgtataggaaagttgttgaaaaaatCTGTCGctaatagtactccatattttaaaaaaaaaacatcaaattgtattttttagtttataaatttattgattaacAATTAAGAAAACATTCACAGATACAAATATATGATTAGGTGAAACACCCCTCACACCCGCAATAAGTTACAACTTCAGAAACAATAAATCGAGATTAGGACATTATGCAGCTTCTTGGACTGATAAAATCTCTACCTTCTTCTCTCTTCAGTCCTTCATTGAGCCAAGCTtgtgaaggggttggcagtggaagcgctcacataaattgattacataataatcctgatctatttagcagattatttagacaaattctattcgcgcaattatcacatgCATCATGCTcttaactcaaataaatcatgctttaaattaattaaaacctaaaacatgcttttctacggtttagctattttaccttgatgattctccaaagaatcgatgatagctagcgccttctccacgtgaagaccTTCAGTactaaaccacggatcttctgtctggtttccggactgtaaactgatatcagggtgggctgatctcaccagtatactaggacttaaataaagaagacgaaAAATCTATCCCACGGAGGAGAGGAAGATGAAATTTTTGTCCTCTTCAAAGtagagagggggacgaaattttgtgctcaaaataaaaagtgatttctatctcctttattctcctatttatattaagtcacatattgggccaaGACAAGGATCTAtagaaggttttggatatgagctcctccaattagctttttactaattaaattaaactcaatttaatataagctttaatttgaatattacaagcaaccactacagaagtaatattgaactctccccatccaaatccaaaattgtaagtaattcgggtttccgttttaactttcatttcccgcacTTAAGATAAAagtgtccattaattaattaatgtctgctatggacttaattaattaatttcttattaattccaagagtggacttagcatggaattcttatttattattcatagagtaatcaaactccaactagctaggttccgattaataaaaccttatttcaagctcctcttgaggatgttatcagacgagactcacctcgcgcacgattcaatataatagcaatcctagcaccgctagatattaatcaccactatcCAATATACcaagcttattgggttgcgaaaaacccataccatttggtaagtcaaagtagtgcataatcaataccgtatgttcaatgctaacgtacatcgATTAAGAaatattccctctgtcccactttaggagttccggttgagttcggcacgagttttaagaaatacaaagaaaagttggtaaaaaaagatagtggaatgtgggtcctacttttatatattagttttataataaaatgtgagtggaaaaatgtgagtggaatgtgggtcctattaccaattatggaatattccaaccgggactcctaaagtgggacacccaaaagtagtaaaccgggactcctaaaatgggacggagggagtaataatttacaagacctcgtctttcagtagatagcataaagacatgtctCGCTGTTATCCAATTCagtgttataccacaccaatgtcatcttatttcagtaaggtttagaaataatcggactgacattgcaacctttcataATAgatagtctaagcctatctaggttgtgaaattcttctttttctttgttcagaactgaccgtgttactttaaagtgaacgacgtccacaaccggtctactaaaacaaagacttagactttgttaagttatttatacatttaaatatgtaataaatatccattaaatgtaaaacataacaacattatgacaaaaataatctgtttattcctttgaaaaataaaataagagttttaatagtattcaatcactcgaaaggtgatttctagtatacaaactctaacggCTTGTGCATCTGAAAATCAGATATCCATCTACACAAACCTCAAttatcatatatttaatttatctaagCTCAACAATCTATGAAGACGAGCACTAACCTTGCTCCATGGGCTGCGCACACCCCAAGTTGGCCACATATATTATCTGGTTGCAACTGTAGACATACCAAACCATGGTTGAGAGCAACATCAGAAATTGGGAACATATGTAGATCatcaaaaacaagaaaagttACCTCTTTCAAGAGAATATCCATAATAGATGAGCCATATTTTTGAATCACGAACTTGCATTCTTGATTTACCACTCCAGATACTTTTATGGCATGGTTGATCATGGCTATCAGTCTACAACAAATGATCCATTAACATAAATCTACTAACATCTTTAAATAGGCTTAGCCAAACACCCTACTAGTCTGATTACTAAAGCATAGCAAATATCGTTGGAGCGGCTATAAGAGAAGTCACAGAATCCGGAAACGATGTACATCCTTAGGTGCAATAGTCTACAAAATGCATACAACAGGTatctcacattttttttatcaaatctATAAAAAGTTGTGAAAAATGTGGTGTGACATACCAGTGATACCACTACTTTATGAGAACATCACCCTtgtcaaattgaaaaatatctcatCCATAAATTCAGAAATCAGCCAAAACAATCCTCAATTTTTACATGTAACTTTCAAGATTAGCTATATATGATGTATATGCTCTATAATATACCTCTTCGGTCAAGGACAAAAACATC
The genomic region above belongs to Salvia hispanica cultivar TCC Black 2014 chromosome 3, UniMelb_Shisp_WGS_1.0, whole genome shotgun sequence and contains:
- the LOC125216050 gene encoding uncharacterized protein LOC125216050 isoform X1 is translated as MSNANPSPAEAAEDAVNKRYARLLSLRTKAVDGKGAWYWAHFDPILIRNPDTNLPKSVKLKCTLCDAAFSASNPSRTASEHLKRGACPNFTSMLKPITQLPPLASPSSQPNHRKRASLDVSPISMFDSSRFAATSMTPKPPVLSGGRDDLRPLAMLEESVKKLKSPNSPPSHVLRKEQVDAAFDLLADWFYEVCGSVAFSSLEHPKFAAFLRQVGLPEVSKRELLCSRLDSKFEEARRASEARIRDAAFFQIASDGWNIIERGSKSLVKFMVNLPNGTRVFQKAVYSNGGAVEEVLWETVGEICGDNAQRCVGIIADRYKGKALKRLELQNTWMVNLSCQIHGFCSLIKGFNRELPLFGSVAENCLKIANLINSQPRVRSSFLKFRLQGFEVPTFITVPFPKCDISKNYGPFVAMLEDILTCSQILHLVVLDDAFKSVCVEDIAAVEVADLVQDVGFWSNVEAVHSLIKLVTSMAEEVEADRPLVGQCLPLWGEMRSKIKELCTKYNLAEGPVERVVERRFRKNYHPAWSAAFILDPQYLVRDACGKYLPPFKCLTHEQEKDVDKLVTRLVAGEEAHIALMELMKWRSEGLDPLYAQAVQLKQQDPITGKMKMANPQSSRLVWETCLKEFKSLSKVAVRLLFLQATSGGNKCDWSFTRLFRGQGVGFDKVQKLVFVAAHTKLERQDYSSVEENDAVLLRNINGQTH
- the LOC125216050 gene encoding uncharacterized protein LOC125216050 isoform X2, which encodes MSNANPSPAEAAEDAVNKRYARLLSLRTKAVDGKGAWYWAHFDPILIRNPDTNLPKSVKLKCTLCDAAFSASNPSRTASEHLKRGACPNFTSMLKPITQLPPLASPSSQPNHRKRASLDVSPISMFDSSRFAATSMTPKPPVLSGGRDDLRPLAMLEESVKKLKSPNSPPSHVLRKEQVDAAFDLLADWFYEVCGSVAFSSLEHPKFAAFLRQVGLPEVSKRELLCSRLDSKFEEARRASEARIRDAAFFQIASDGWNIIERGSKSLVKFMVNLPNGTRVFQKAVYSNGGAVEEVLWETVGEICGDNAQRCVGIIADRYKGKALKRELPLFGSVAENCLKIANLINSQPRVRSSFLKFRLQGFEVPTFITVPFPKCDISKNYGPFVAMLEDILTCSQILHLVVLDDAFKSVCVEDIAAVEVADLVQDVGFWSNVEAVHSLIKLVTSMAEEVEADRPLVGQCLPLWGEMRSKIKELCTKYNLAEGPVERVVERRFRKNYHPAWSAAFILDPQYLVRDACGKYLPPFKCLTHEQEKDVDKLVTRLVAGEEAHIALMELMKWRSEGLDPLYAQAVQLKQQDPITGKMKMANPQSSRLVWETCLKEFKSLSKVAVRLLFLQATSGGNKCDWSFTRLFRGQGVGFDKVQKLVFVAAHTKLERQDYSSVEENDAVLLRNINGEDEMLNEAPSI